A window from Flavobacterium sp. 83 encodes these proteins:
- a CDS encoding response regulator transcription factor: MSNTIRVVLADDHVFVRDGIKSLLENEVNIEVVGEATDGLEALKIVETTQPDLLILDIRMPNMTGIEVVEKLRSQNNMVKIVMLSMHESEEYVLKSIKAGADGYLLKGSSKEEFLKAVHTVANGGKYFSGDISSILIGQLSNPAGTIETKQTLDEEQLITKREKEILKLLLSGKGNKEIAEALDISKRTAEVHRFNLMKKLKVKNLMELSNKATEYSLL, encoded by the coding sequence ATGAGTAATACTATTCGAGTTGTTTTGGCAGATGATCATGTATTTGTAAGAGATGGTATCAAATCATTATTAGAAAACGAAGTCAATATAGAAGTTGTAGGAGAAGCCACAGATGGTTTAGAAGCCCTAAAAATAGTAGAAACAACTCAACCTGACTTACTGATATTAGACATTCGTATGCCTAATATGACTGGCATTGAAGTAGTCGAAAAACTAAGAAGTCAAAACAATATGGTTAAAATTGTTATGCTTTCTATGCACGAATCAGAAGAATACGTACTAAAATCTATCAAAGCTGGAGCAGATGGATATTTACTTAAAGGTTCCAGTAAAGAAGAGTTCCTCAAGGCAGTTCATACAGTTGCTAATGGCGGAAAATATTTTAGTGGTGATATTTCTTCTATATTAATTGGTCAGCTTAGTAATCCGGCAGGCACAATAGAAACAAAACAAACATTAGACGAAGAACAGTTGATAACCAAAAGAGAAAAAGAAATTCTTAAACTTTTATTGTCCGGAAAAGGCAATAAAGAAATCGCTGAAGCTTTGGACATTAGTAAACGAACAGCTGAAGTACACCGTTTTAATTTGATGAAAAAATTGAAAGTAAAAAATCTTATGGAACTTTCAAATAAAGCAACTGAATATTCTTTACTCTAA